From Corynebacterium aquatimens:
AATCAATACACAAGGGTGCGGGGAGTGGCCTGGGACCGTCGATAAGCTTGTTGCCCCCGTGCTCCCGCACATGGGTTGGAACACCGTCGATGTCGCCGCGGGCTCTGACATGTTCGCGGGCCTTGACGCGGACACGCGGTTCTACTTCGTCCACTCCTACGGGGTGCGCGAATGGACGCTCCAGGACGACGAGTTCATCGCGCCCCCGAAAGTCTCCTGGTCCAGCCACGGCGCATCGCGCTTTGTCGCCGCCGTGGAAAACGGCCCGCTGTGGGCCACGCAGTTCCACCCGGAGAAATCCGGCGATGCTGGCCTGCAGCTTCTGACCAACTGGGTTGGTACCTTCTAATTCCGGCTCCGCGCTGCCCGCCTCATTTTCACCAACTACCTGAACCCGCAGCCACGCTGCACACTTTCGTGAAACGACTTTTCGCTGCCCTCACTCCGCCCGACAACGTCCGTGAGCACCTGGTTACGGCGCTGCGTCCGATCCGCGACCTGGGCACCGGCCCACAACTGCGCTGGACCGACCCCGATAACTGGCACGTCACGCTCGCGTTTTACGGCAGCCAGCCCAACGATGTTGGCCTGGTCACCGATGTCCTCGCCCAGGCGACCGCCTTCGCTGCACCGCTTAACCTTCAACTCCGCGGCGCTGGCTGCTTTGATTCCCGGACCCTGTGGATCGGCGTCGGCGGCGACGCGCATGCCCTGAAGAACCTCATGGCGGACTGCCTCATTGACCCGAACGAACGCCACCGCCAGCGCTCCCACCTCACCGTCGCGCGTACCAGCACGCGCACCCGCGACGCCTGGCTTCTCGACGACCACGCTCACGCCCTTTCCGTCTACCAAGGGCCAGAATTCGTAGCCGACGAGGTACACCTACTTGAATCCCACCTCGGTAAGGGCCGTTCCGGCGGACCTCGCTACGAGGTCATCGACACGTTCTACCTCCGCAGCTAACCTGAAGCTATGACCCCAGTCAACGCAACACCCGAATCCGTTGCTCTTCGCGAGCTCGTACAGGCGCGACGTGCTGATTTCTATGAGCTACTTGGTCGCTACTGCGCGACGAATCCTCGACTATTCGGGTCTGTCGCAACAGGAACGGCAGGTGAAAACTCGGACATCGATATCCTCGTGGACATGGATCCCGTGGACGGTAACATTTTGATGAGAGCGGCGGGCCTTATGGAAGAGACCCGCGAACTTTTCCGATCCGAATCGATTGATATTTTCCC
This genomic window contains:
- a CDS encoding nucleotidyltransferase family protein, translating into MTPVNATPESVALRELVQARRADFYELLGRYCATNPRLFGSVATGTAGENSDIDILVDMDPVDGNILMRAAGLMEETRELFRSESIDIFPAQLLKFPISELEETILI
- the thpR gene encoding RNA 2',3'-cyclic phosphodiesterase encodes the protein MKRLFAALTPPDNVREHLVTALRPIRDLGTGPQLRWTDPDNWHVTLAFYGSQPNDVGLVTDVLAQATAFAAPLNLQLRGAGCFDSRTLWIGVGGDAHALKNLMADCLIDPNERHRQRSHLTVARTSTRTRDAWLLDDHAHALSVYQGPEFVADEVHLLESHLGKGRSGGPRYEVIDTFYLRS
- the hisH gene encoding imidazole glycerol phosphate synthase subunit HisH is translated as MTTPSGQPTVALLDYGAGNLRSAARALEHVGADVIVTQDALTCIEADGLVVPGVGAYDACMKGLRAVQGPRIIGQRLAGARPVLGICVGLQVMFDRGVEHGINTQGCGEWPGTVDKLVAPVLPHMGWNTVDVAAGSDMFAGLDADTRFYFVHSYGVREWTLQDDEFIAPPKVSWSSHGASRFVAAVENGPLWATQFHPEKSGDAGLQLLTNWVGTF